One genomic segment of Amycolatopsis sp. Hca4 includes these proteins:
- a CDS encoding BMP family protein, whose product MRGTALAAAAMAGVLTLAGCAKDSGGGNSSNNTAASTGGSDCVTAQKPPAAPAAASSSTAAGGKVDGSQLKIGLAFDVGGRGDASFNDAAAAGTDKAKSDLGVTTVSESTASASEAESAKQQRLDQMASSGLNPIIAVGFAYAPSVKVVAAKYPNTKFAIVDDDSIQLPNVTPLVFAEEQGSFLAGVAAAYKSKNCHIGFVGGVNTPLIQKFEAGFLQGAKTVSSKIKIEDEYLTPAGDFSGFQDPPKGNAKAAAEIAKGADVVYHAAGASGKGVFDAAKAGNALAIGVDSDQYNQKTVEADKDVIITSMLKRVDVAVFDYVQAVAKGDLSVLPKRFDLKVDGVGYATSGGKVDDIKDVLDGYKAQIISGAITVSDKPQK is encoded by the coding sequence ATGCGTGGAACCGCGCTGGCCGCCGCGGCCATGGCCGGGGTGCTCACCCTGGCCGGGTGCGCCAAGGATTCCGGCGGTGGTAACAGCTCGAACAACACCGCGGCCTCGACGGGCGGTTCCGACTGCGTCACCGCGCAGAAGCCGCCCGCGGCGCCCGCCGCCGCCAGCAGCTCGACCGCGGCCGGTGGCAAGGTCGACGGCAGCCAGCTGAAGATCGGCCTGGCCTTCGACGTCGGCGGCCGGGGTGACGCGTCGTTCAACGACGCCGCCGCCGCGGGCACCGACAAGGCGAAGTCCGACCTCGGCGTGACGACGGTCAGCGAGAGCACCGCCTCCGCCAGCGAGGCCGAGTCGGCCAAGCAGCAGCGCCTCGACCAGATGGCCTCCTCGGGCCTGAACCCGATCATCGCGGTCGGCTTCGCCTACGCGCCGTCGGTCAAGGTCGTCGCGGCCAAGTACCCGAACACCAAGTTCGCCATCGTCGACGACGACTCGATCCAGCTGCCGAACGTGACGCCGCTGGTCTTCGCCGAGGAGCAGGGCTCGTTCCTGGCCGGCGTCGCCGCCGCGTACAAGAGCAAGAACTGCCACATCGGCTTCGTCGGCGGTGTCAACACCCCGCTGATCCAGAAGTTCGAAGCGGGCTTCCTGCAGGGCGCGAAAACCGTTTCGTCCAAGATCAAGATCGAGGACGAGTACCTGACCCCGGCCGGTGACTTCTCCGGGTTCCAGGACCCGCCGAAGGGCAACGCGAAGGCCGCGGCCGAGATCGCCAAGGGCGCGGACGTGGTCTACCACGCCGCGGGCGCCTCGGGTAAGGGCGTCTTCGACGCCGCCAAGGCGGGCAACGCGCTGGCCATCGGGGTCGACTCCGACCAGTACAACCAGAAGACCGTCGAGGCCGACAAGGACGTCATCATCACGTCCATGCTCAAGCGCGTCGACGTCGCGGTGTTCGACTACGTGCAGGCCGTCGCCAAGGGCGATCTGAGCGTCCTGCCGAAGCGGTTCGACCTCAAGGTCGACGGCGTCGGCTACGCCACCTCCGGCGGCAAGGTCGACGACATCAAGGATGTTCTGGACGGCTACAAGGCCCAGATCATCTCGGGTGCCATCACCGTTTCGGACAAGCCGCAGAAGTAG
- a CDS encoding NPCBM/NEW2 domain-containing protein, whose amino-acid sequence MRRLGLVIAVAVLLPVVSVTPARALPGGLALTPPMGFNNWNTTGCAVDEQLIRDTADIFVDKGLKAAGYEYVNVDDCWAEPSRDADGRMQANKARFPSGIKALADYVHAKGLKFGIYTSAGTLTCAKTQPGALDHEDVDAQTFADWGVDYLKYDNCNNQGRPALERYTKMRDALLKTGRPIVYSLCEWGENKPWTWGADVGHLWRTTGDIKDNWAKVLQILKANAPLAPYAGPGHWNDPDMLEVGNGGMTTEEYRSHFSLWAMMAAPLLIGADLRKVSPANFDVLRNAEVIALDQDRRGVQARVLSNQDGHWVFAKPLENGDVAIALFNETTSSAPIATTAAAAGLPNAVGYTARDLWAHRDLQTAGRIAAVVPPHATAVYRVHAGGAWWRNPPLVSTGVEVAAPVAGVPGEITPAGRPFEVTVSATDEGRVPVFDPRVTLSAPPGWHVEQVARPRKLVLGTGETASGRWRVTPPSGTEGTTAVLHGGVTYRTAGFGPVTWSGEQQLTVPAAPPSAPSWASDLRWAAEKNGYGPVERDMSNGGIPAGDGKPLTVNGVVYPKGLGAHAPSEVVFYLGGRCTAFTADVGVDDEREATNKQGSATFEVYADAAKAASTGVRTWQDPATPLAADLHGAQYLRLVVTDGGDGNSYDRSDWAAARLTCG is encoded by the coding sequence GTGCGACGACTCGGCCTGGTGATCGCCGTCGCGGTGCTGCTGCCCGTGGTGTCGGTCACGCCCGCGCGGGCACTGCCCGGCGGACTGGCGCTGACACCACCGATGGGCTTCAACAACTGGAACACCACCGGCTGTGCCGTGGACGAGCAGCTCATCCGCGACACCGCCGACATCTTCGTCGACAAAGGACTGAAGGCCGCCGGCTACGAGTACGTCAACGTCGACGACTGCTGGGCCGAGCCCTCCCGCGACGCCGACGGGCGCATGCAGGCGAACAAGGCCCGGTTCCCGAGCGGCATCAAGGCGCTGGCCGACTACGTCCACGCGAAGGGGCTCAAGTTCGGCATCTACACCAGCGCGGGCACGCTGACCTGCGCGAAGACGCAGCCCGGCGCGCTCGACCACGAGGACGTCGACGCGCAGACGTTCGCGGACTGGGGCGTCGACTACCTCAAGTACGACAACTGCAACAACCAGGGCCGCCCGGCGCTCGAGCGCTACACGAAGATGCGCGACGCGCTGCTGAAGACCGGTCGCCCGATCGTGTACTCGCTCTGCGAGTGGGGCGAGAACAAGCCGTGGACGTGGGGCGCCGACGTCGGCCACCTGTGGCGGACCACCGGCGACATCAAGGACAACTGGGCCAAGGTGCTGCAGATCCTCAAGGCGAACGCGCCGCTCGCGCCGTACGCCGGGCCGGGGCACTGGAACGATCCCGACATGCTCGAGGTCGGCAACGGCGGCATGACGACCGAGGAGTACCGCTCCCACTTCTCGCTGTGGGCGATGATGGCCGCCCCGCTGCTCATCGGCGCCGACCTGCGCAAGGTGTCGCCGGCGAACTTCGACGTCCTGCGCAACGCCGAGGTCATCGCGCTCGACCAGGACCGCCGCGGCGTCCAGGCCCGCGTGCTGTCCAACCAGGACGGACACTGGGTGTTCGCCAAGCCCCTGGAAAACGGCGACGTGGCGATCGCGCTGTTCAACGAGACGACGTCGAGCGCGCCGATCGCCACCACCGCGGCCGCCGCCGGCCTGCCGAACGCCGTCGGCTACACCGCACGCGACCTCTGGGCCCACCGCGACCTGCAGACGGCGGGCCGGATCGCCGCGGTCGTCCCGCCGCACGCGACGGCCGTCTACCGCGTCCACGCGGGCGGCGCGTGGTGGCGGAACCCGCCGCTGGTGAGCACCGGGGTCGAGGTCGCCGCGCCGGTGGCCGGCGTCCCGGGCGAGATCACGCCAGCCGGGCGGCCGTTCGAGGTGACCGTGTCCGCCACCGACGAGGGCCGGGTCCCGGTGTTCGACCCGCGCGTGACGCTGAGCGCGCCCCCGGGCTGGCACGTCGAGCAGGTCGCGCGGCCGCGGAAGCTCGTGCTCGGGACCGGCGAGACGGCTTCGGGGCGGTGGCGGGTCACCCCGCCGTCCGGCACCGAGGGCACGACGGCGGTGCTGCACGGCGGTGTCACCTATCGCACGGCCGGGTTCGGGCCGGTCACCTGGTCCGGTGAACAACAGCTGACGGTGCCCGCGGCTCCGCCGTCGGCGCCGTCGTGGGCCAGTGACCTGCGCTGGGCGGCGGAGAAGAACGGCTACGGGCCGGTCGAGCGGGACATGTCCAACGGCGGCATCCCGGCGGGCGACGGCAAGCCGCTGACCGTCAACGGCGTGGTGTACCCGAAGGGCCTCGGGGCGCACGCGCCGAGCGAAGTGGTGTTCTACCTGGGCGGACGTTGTACGGCGTTCACCGCGGACGTCGGCGTCGACGACGAGCGCGAGGCGACGAACAAGCAGGGTTCGGCGACGTTCGAGGTCTACGCGGACGCCGCGAAGGCCGCCTCGACCGGGGTGCGGACCTGGCAGGACCCGGCGACGCCGCTGGCGGCGGACCTGCACGGGGCGCAGTACCTGCGGCTGGTCGTCACCGACGGCGGCGACGGGAACTCGTACGACCGCAGCGACTGGGCAGCCGCCCGGCTCACCTGCGGCTGA
- the sdhC gene encoding succinate dehydrogenase, cytochrome b556 subunit: MSTTASHAPEAGASDRAGASRRQGTFYRGDPGMWSWVLHRITGVLTFFFLFVHVLDTALVRVSPNTYDQVIETYKTPIVNLLEVGLVGAVLFHALNGIRVMLVDFWSKGPKLQKAMLWVIGVVWVVVMVPGAFFMLKRTVETLFGGN; this comes from the coding sequence ATGTCCACCACGGCGAGCCATGCCCCCGAGGCAGGGGCGAGCGATCGGGCGGGTGCCTCACGCCGGCAGGGGACCTTCTACCGGGGTGACCCCGGCATGTGGTCCTGGGTGCTGCACCGCATCACCGGCGTGCTCACATTCTTCTTCCTGTTCGTGCACGTGCTCGACACCGCGCTGGTGCGCGTGTCGCCGAACACGTACGACCAGGTCATCGAGACCTACAAGACGCCGATCGTGAACCTCCTGGAGGTCGGCCTGGTCGGCGCGGTGCTGTTCCACGCGCTCAACGGCATCCGCGTCATGCTGGTCGACTTCTGGTCGAAGGGGCCGAAGCTGCAGAAGGCGATGCTGTGGGTCATCGGCGTCGTCTGGGTCGTCGTGATGGTCCCCGGTGCGTTCTTCATGCTGAAGCGCACCGTCGAAACGCTCTTCGGGGGTAACTGA
- a CDS encoding succinate dehydrogenase hydrophobic membrane anchor subunit, with protein sequence MADLALASPRSPKRPAARRSNFELYSWLFMRISGMALVILVLGHLLIMNILDGGVHRINWGFVAGRWASPFWQFWDLAMLWLAEIHGGNGLRVIIDDYARKDSTRFWLKILLYVSMVLILAVGTMVIFTFDPNMPAN encoded by the coding sequence ATGGCCGACCTCGCTCTCGCCAGCCCCCGCTCGCCGAAGCGCCCGGCCGCGCGCCGCAGCAACTTCGAGCTCTACAGCTGGCTGTTCATGCGGATCTCCGGCATGGCGCTGGTCATCCTGGTGCTCGGCCACCTGCTGATCATGAACATCCTCGACGGCGGCGTGCACCGGATCAACTGGGGCTTCGTCGCCGGCCGCTGGGCCTCGCCGTTCTGGCAGTTCTGGGACCTGGCCATGCTCTGGCTCGCCGAGATCCACGGCGGCAACGGCCTGCGCGTCATCATCGACGACTACGCCCGCAAGGACAGCACGCGGTTCTGGCTGAAGATCCTGCTCTACGTCTCGATGGTGCTCATCCTGGCCGTCGGCACGATGGTGATCTTCACGTTCGACCCGAACATGCCCGCGAACTGA